Proteins found in one Amycolatopsis aidingensis genomic segment:
- a CDS encoding MarR family winged helix-turn-helix transcriptional regulator — translation MAEPNWLNPREARAWRGYMRMRALLDLQINRDLAEDSGLSSADYQVLATLSETEGQSLRLFELAERMLWSKSRLAHHLDRMAARGLVRRQEHATKSRGTVITLTEHGLSTIERAAPAHVDSVRRHFIDLLTEDQIDALGEATHTVIAHLADPVSRER, via the coding sequence GTGGCGGAACCGAACTGGCTCAATCCGCGGGAGGCGCGAGCGTGGCGCGGCTACATGCGGATGCGCGCGCTGCTGGATCTCCAGATCAACCGGGACCTCGCCGAGGACTCCGGCCTTTCCAGCGCCGACTACCAGGTGCTGGCCACACTCTCGGAAACCGAGGGGCAGTCACTACGGCTGTTCGAGCTGGCCGAGCGGATGCTGTGGTCGAAAAGCCGGCTGGCTCACCATCTGGACCGGATGGCCGCGCGCGGGCTGGTGCGGCGTCAGGAGCACGCGACCAAGAGCCGTGGCACCGTGATCACGCTGACCGAGCACGGGCTGAGCACCATCGAACGGGCAGCGCCCGCCCATGTCGACTCGGTGCGCAGGCATTTCATCGACCTGCTCACCGAGGACCAGATCGACGCCCTCGGCGAGGCAACGCACACCGTCATCGCCCACCTGGCCGATCCGGTCAGCCGAGAGCGGTGA
- the bla gene encoding class A beta-lactamase, which translates to MPGRRSLAGSPARRTVLLGGLATLAACTARPTPTPPTHTRTVAGTAAAAELTALEDRFGGRLGVYAIDTGTGATVRHRADERFLMCSTHKLLVAAAVLRSHTREPGLLDRLVRYDDDRLIAHSPVTTERLATGMTVAALCRAAVTHSDNAASNLLVDVLGGPQAVTSFVRTLGDPRTRLDRREPELNRSAHPGDQRDTTTPTAIGADLRALVLGEALDPPGRDRLTGWLRDSTTGGELIRAGLPRGWLAGDKSGSGPRGEVNDVAVVWPPGSPPLVLAVYTAPADPDSTTGAATVAAAAKIVAANLGPAS; encoded by the coding sequence ATGCCGGGACGCCGGTCGCTGGCCGGGTCGCCTGCCCGCCGGACCGTGCTGCTGGGCGGCCTGGCCACCCTTGCCGCTTGCACGGCGCGGCCCACACCCACGCCACCGACGCACACCCGCACGGTGGCCGGGACCGCCGCCGCAGCGGAACTGACCGCGCTGGAGGACAGGTTCGGCGGCAGGCTCGGGGTGTACGCGATCGACACCGGTACCGGTGCGACGGTGCGACATCGGGCGGATGAGAGGTTCCTGATGTGCTCCACGCACAAGCTGCTCGTGGCCGCCGCCGTCCTGCGGTCGCACACCCGCGAGCCGGGCCTGCTGGACCGGCTGGTCCGCTATGACGACGATCGGCTGATCGCGCATTCCCCGGTGACCACCGAGCGGCTGGCCACCGGCATGACCGTCGCTGCGCTCTGCCGGGCAGCTGTCACGCATAGTGACAACGCGGCGAGCAACCTGCTGGTGGACGTCCTCGGCGGCCCGCAGGCGGTGACCTCCTTCGTACGGACGCTCGGCGACCCGCGCACCCGGCTGGACCGGCGGGAGCCCGAGCTGAACCGTTCGGCCCACCCCGGGGATCAGCGGGACACCACGACGCCCACCGCGATCGGCGCCGACCTGCGTGCCCTGGTGCTGGGCGAGGCGCTGGACCCGCCCGGCCGGGATCGGCTCACCGGGTGGCTGCGGGACAGCACGACCGGCGGCGAGCTGATCCGCGCCGGCCTGCCCCGCGGGTGGCTGGCCGGGGACAAGTCCGGCTCCGGGCCGCGGGGTGAGGTAAACGATGTGGCGGTGGTGTGGCCGCCAGGGAGTCCCCCGCTGGTGCTCGCCGTCTACACCGCGCCCGCCGATCCCGACTCCACGACCGGAGCGGCGACGGTCGCCGCGGCCGCGAAGATCGTGGCCGCAAACCTCGGCCCTGCTTCCTGA
- a CDS encoding YciI family protein has product MKYLLLKHYRGGPAPAHDWAPMDQWTPEEVDAHVQYMNDFAARLEETGEFVDSQALAPGGAFVRSDGPGRPPVTDGPFAETKDLIAGWMVIDVESWDRAVELAGELSAAPGAGGEPIHEWLEVRPFLSGSPTVTE; this is encoded by the coding sequence ATGAAGTACCTGCTGCTGAAGCACTACCGAGGTGGCCCAGCCCCGGCTCATGACTGGGCGCCGATGGACCAATGGACGCCGGAGGAGGTCGACGCGCACGTTCAGTACATGAACGACTTCGCCGCCCGGCTGGAGGAGACGGGTGAGTTCGTGGACAGCCAGGCGCTGGCGCCCGGGGGCGCGTTCGTGCGGTCCGACGGCCCGGGGCGCCCACCGGTGACCGATGGTCCCTTCGCCGAGACCAAGGATCTGATCGCCGGCTGGATGGTCATCGACGTGGAGTCCTGGGACCGCGCGGTCGAGCTGGCCGGGGAGTTGTCCGCCGCGCCGGGGGCCGGAGGCGAGCCGATTCACGAGTGGCTGGAGGTTCGGCCCTTCCTGTCCGGCTCACCTACGGTGACCGAGTGA
- a CDS encoding flavodoxin family protein yields MESPRIAVVYYSATGNMHRLAEAFAEGAGDAGAEVRLRRVAELAPDSAIDANPAWRAHLEDTAHIEHASLDDLVWATGFAFGTPTRFGNVSAQLKQFLDTTGGNGHRLTQAAAALNPLQAA; encoded by the coding sequence ATGGAATCCCCACGGATCGCGGTCGTGTACTACTCGGCGACCGGGAACATGCATCGCCTGGCCGAGGCGTTCGCCGAGGGCGCGGGTGACGCCGGTGCCGAGGTACGGCTGCGGCGGGTGGCCGAGCTGGCCCCGGACTCGGCCATCGACGCGAACCCGGCATGGCGGGCGCACCTGGAGGACACCGCGCATATCGAGCACGCCAGCCTGGACGATCTGGTGTGGGCCACCGGGTTCGCGTTCGGCACCCCGACCCGGTTCGGCAATGTGAGCGCGCAGCTGAAGCAGTTCCTGGACACCACTGGCGGGAATGGCCACCGGCTGACACAGGCTGCGGCCGCGCTGAACCCCCTGCAGGCCGCGTAA
- a CDS encoding RNA polymerase sigma factor, which translates to MNESLLRELVPAVIGILGRRGADFASAEDAVQDALLRALDTWQADPPRDPKAWLVAVAWRRFLDAARAEASRRGRELAVEAEPPAGPAPATDDTLRLYFLCAHPSLPQTSAVALTLRAVGGLTTRQIATAYLVPEATMAQRISRAKRRIAGLPLDQPGDLGTVLRVLYLVFNEGYGGNVDLAAEAIRLTRQLHALTDDPEVAGLLALMLLHHARRASRTGQGGRLVPLAEQDRSRWDTGLITEGVRILQAALARDRLGEYQAQAAVAALHADAPTAAETDWVQIVEWYDELLLITDSPVVRLNRAVAVGEADGPQAGLAALAEVDPDLPRHTAAAAYLHERAGDLDRAAELYAAAARTATSVPERDHLTREAARVRQLLRP; encoded by the coding sequence GTGAACGAGTCACTGCTGCGGGAGCTGGTGCCCGCGGTGATCGGCATCCTCGGTCGGCGCGGGGCCGACTTCGCCTCGGCCGAGGATGCCGTGCAGGACGCCCTGCTCCGGGCGCTGGACACCTGGCAGGCCGATCCCCCACGTGATCCGAAGGCCTGGCTGGTCGCGGTCGCCTGGCGCAGGTTCCTCGACGCCGCCCGGGCCGAGGCCTCGCGGCGGGGGCGGGAACTCGCCGTGGAGGCCGAACCTCCCGCCGGTCCGGCTCCCGCCACGGACGACACGCTGCGGCTGTACTTCCTGTGTGCGCACCCCAGCCTGCCGCAGACCTCGGCCGTCGCCCTGACCCTGCGCGCGGTCGGCGGCCTGACCACCCGGCAGATTGCCACGGCCTACCTCGTTCCCGAGGCGACCATGGCGCAGCGGATCAGCCGGGCCAAGCGGCGGATCGCGGGACTGCCGCTCGACCAGCCCGGTGACCTCGGGACGGTGCTGCGAGTGCTGTACCTCGTCTTCAACGAGGGGTACGGCGGCAACGTCGACCTGGCGGCCGAGGCGATCCGGCTCACCCGTCAGCTCCACGCACTGACCGACGATCCCGAGGTCGCGGGGCTGCTCGCGCTGATGCTGCTGCACCACGCGCGGCGCGCCTCCCGCACCGGCCAGGGAGGCCGCCTGGTGCCGCTGGCTGAGCAGGACCGGTCGCGCTGGGACACCGGCCTGATCACCGAGGGGGTGCGGATCCTGCAGGCCGCGCTGGCTCGCGACCGGCTGGGCGAGTACCAGGCACAGGCCGCCGTCGCCGCCCTGCACGCCGACGCCCCCACCGCCGCGGAGACCGACTGGGTGCAGATCGTGGAGTGGTACGACGAACTGCTGCTGATCACCGACAGCCCGGTGGTGCGCCTGAACCGCGCGGTGGCCGTCGGGGAGGCCGACGGACCACAGGCCGGCCTGGCGGCGCTGGCCGAGGTGGACCCCGACCTGCCCCGGCACACCGCGGCGGCGGCATACCTGCACGAACGCGCGGGCGACCTCGATCGCGCCGCCGAGCTGTATGCCGCCGCCGCCCGCACCGCCACCAGCGTGCCGGAACGAGACCACCTCACCCGGGAGGCCGCCAGGGTGCGGCAACTGCTGCGTCCGTGA
- a CDS encoding NADP-dependent oxidoreductase translates to MRAVLLDRHGPPEVLTIADLPLPEPGPGQLRVRVHAGGVQPFDTYVRRGLPGFRMDLPHQLGNEFAGVIDRVGPEVRGWSAGDAVLGSAPLRSLAEYVLADATAVVGKPAALPMAAAGALPASGQTALTALRELRVGPGDTLLVHAAAGGAGTMAVQLARHYGARVIGTASAANHHYLAALGATPVRYGPGLPQRVRELAPRGVDAVLDAVGGQALRDSLELAPDRDRIGTLVEHALAEELGVRGIRAQRSTAALGELAELCRRGVLRVGIRARFPLEAIADAHSAVETGHGSGKVVIVLDG, encoded by the coding sequence ATGCGAGCAGTTCTGCTCGACCGGCACGGCCCGCCCGAGGTCCTGACCATCGCGGACCTGCCGCTGCCCGAGCCGGGCCCCGGGCAGCTGCGGGTCCGGGTGCACGCGGGCGGTGTCCAGCCGTTCGACACCTATGTCCGGCGGGGTCTGCCCGGATTCCGGATGGACCTGCCGCACCAGCTCGGCAACGAGTTCGCCGGGGTGATCGACCGCGTCGGCCCGGAGGTACGCGGATGGTCGGCCGGGGACGCGGTCCTCGGCTCGGCCCCGCTGCGCTCGCTGGCCGAGTACGTGCTCGCCGACGCCACCGCGGTGGTCGGCAAACCCGCAGCCCTGCCCATGGCGGCGGCCGGGGCGCTGCCCGCGTCCGGGCAGACCGCGCTGACCGCCCTGCGCGAGCTGCGGGTCGGGCCGGGCGACACCCTGCTGGTCCATGCCGCCGCCGGGGGAGCGGGCACCATGGCCGTCCAGCTGGCCCGGCACTACGGCGCCCGCGTCATCGGCACCGCCAGCGCGGCCAACCACCACTACCTCGCCGCGCTGGGGGCCACACCGGTGCGCTACGGGCCGGGCCTGCCGCAGCGGGTACGCGAGCTCGCCCCGCGCGGGGTGGATGCCGTGCTGGACGCGGTGGGTGGGCAAGCACTACGCGACTCCCTGGAGCTGGCACCGGACCGGGACCGGATCGGGACCCTTGTCGAGCACGCCCTCGCCGAGGAGCTCGGCGTGCGCGGGATCCGGGCGCAGCGCTCCACCGCCGCGCTCGGCGAGCTCGCCGAGCTGTGCCGGCGGGGCGTACTGCGGGTCGGCATCCGCGCCCGCTTTCCGCTGGAGGCGATCGCGGACGCGCATAGTGCGGTCGAGACCGGGCACGGTAGCGGCAAGGTCGTGATCGTCCTCGACGGCTGA